From a single Canis lupus baileyi chromosome 14, mCanLup2.hap1, whole genome shotgun sequence genomic region:
- the MAPK15 gene encoding mitogen-activated protein kinase 15 isoform X4, whose amino-acid sequence MCAAEVDDHVAQRYLLKRRLGKGAYGIVWKAVDRRTGEVVAIKKIFDAFRDKTDAQRTFREITLLQELGDHPNIIRLLDVIRAENDRDIYLVFESMDTDLNAVICKGRLLRDVHKRYIFYQLLRATKYIHSGRVIHRDQKPSNILLDSSCVVKLCDFGLARPLSSLPEEPAGQALTDYVATRWYRAPEVLLSSSWYTPGVDMWSLGCILGEMLRGRPLFPGTSTLHQLELILETIPPPSKEDLLALGSSYSASILPCLGARRLSAAQALQHPYVQRFHCPAREWTLDSAVRLPVLEGVQLSVPEYRRRVYQMILERRGDGRVPGEKGLGGTPRGTEPSGPRAHLLKPRAIHQLSPGSPAQKPGRRPQSSPGRQGAHDEACGAKNLPRQSSAPLLQPPPPGGPGRGDKPPGAAGAAAAPSAPSWVEPSGKGAAPSLASQTAAQVTVQALIRSDWHPRRGERAAGARRVPRALPADAPREPRPGRRMFSASASQGAQGAARAALGGYSQAYGTVCRSALGRLPLLPGPRA is encoded by the exons ATGTGCGCCGCGGAGGTGGACGACCACGTAGCCCAGCGATACCTGCTCAAGCGGCggctggggaagggg GCCTACGGCATTGTGTGGAAGGCAGTGGATAGGAGGACTGGAGAGGTCGTGGCCATCAAGAAAATCTTCGATGCCTTTAGAGACAAGACAGATGCCCAG AGAACGTTCCGGGAAATCACGCTGCTCCAG GAACTTGGGGACCATCCCAACATCATCCGCCTCCTGGACGTGATCCGGGCGGAGAATGACAGGGACATTTACCTGGTGTTTGAGTCTATGG ACACTGACCTGAACGCCGTCATCTGTAAGGGCAGGCTGCTGAGGGACGTCCACAAGCGCTACATCTTCTACCAGCTTCTGCGGGCCACCAAGTACATCCACTCAGGACGCGTCATCCACCGGGACCAGAAG CCGTCCAACATCCTCCTGGACTCCAGCTGCGTGGTGAAGCTCTGCGACTTTGGGCTTGCGCGCCCCCTCAGCAGCCTCCCTGAGGAGCCTGCGGGCCAGGCCCTGACAGATTACGTGGCCACGCGCTGGTACCGGGCTCCAGAGGTGCTGCTGTCCTCGAGCTG GTACACCCCTGGGGTGGACATGTGGAGTCTGGGCTGCATCCTGGGGGAGATGCTTCGGgggaggcccctgttccctggcacaTCCACACTCCACCAGCTGGAGCTGATCCTGGAAACCATCCCTCCACCATCCAAGGAGG ACCTCCTGGCTCTTGGCTCAAGCTACAGCGCCTCTATCCTGCCCTGCCTGGGGGCTCG GCGGCTTAGCGCAGCCCAGGCCCTGCAGCACCCCTACGTGCAGAG GTTCCACTGCCCGGCCCGTGAGTGGACACTGGACTCGGCCGTGCGGCTCCCAGTGCTCGAGGGAGTTCAGCTCTCCGTCCCCGAGTATCGCAGGCGCGTCTATCAG ATGATCCTGGAGCGCAGGGGTGATGGCCGCGTCCCCGGAGAGAAGGGCCTGGGGGGCACCCCCCGGGGGACAGAGCCCAGTGGGCCCCGGGCGCACCTGCTCAAACCCAGGGCCATCCATCAGCTGTCTCCGGGCTCGCCTGCACAGAAGCCGGGACGCAGACCTCAGAGCAGCCCGGGTCGCCAGGGCGCCCACG ACGAAGCCTGCGGAGCCAAGAACCTTCCCCGGCAGAGCTCGGCCCCCCTGCTGCAGCCTCCGCCGCCAGGAGGTCCCGGGAGAGGGGACAAGCCCcctggggcggcgggggcggcggcggccccctcGGCGCCCTCGTGG GTGGAGCCCAGCGGGAAGGGGGCGGCGCCCTCCCTGGCCTCGCAGACCGCCGCCCAGGTGACCGTCCAGGCCCTGATCCGGAGCGACTGGCACCCGCGCCGCGGGGAGAGGGCGGCCGGCGCGCGGCGG GTCCCGCGCGCGCTCCCCGCGGATGCCCCGCGCGAGCCCCGGCCGGGCCGGAGGATGTTCAGCGCCTCGGCCTCGCAGGGCGCTCAGGGCGCGGCCAGGGCGGCGCTCGGGGGCTACTCTCAAGCCTACGGGACCGTCTGCCGCTCGGCGCTGGGCCgcctgcccctgctccccgggccccgcgcctAG
- the MAPK15 gene encoding mitogen-activated protein kinase 15 isoform X5: MCAAEVDDHVAQRYLLKRRLGKGAYGIVWKAVDRRTGEVVAIKKIFDAFRDKTDAQRTFREITLLQELGDHPNIIRLLDVIRAENDRDIYLVFESMDTDLNAVICKGRLLRDVHKRYIFYQLLRATKYIHSGRVIHRDQKPSNILLDSSCVVKLCDFGLARPLSSLPEEPAGQALTDYVATRWYRAPEVLLSSSWYTPGVDMWSLGCILGEMLRGRPLFPGTSTLHQLELILETIPPPSKEDLLALGSSYSASILPCLGARFHCPAREWTLDSAVRLPVLEGVQLSVPEYRRRVYQMILERRGDGRVPGEKGLGGTPRGTEPSGPRAHLLKPRAIHQLSPGSPAQKPGRRPQSSPGRQGAHDEACGAKNLPRQSSAPLLQPPPPGGPGRGDKPPGAAGAAAAPSAPSWVEPSGKGAAPSLASQTAAQVTVQALIRSDWHPRRGERAAGARRVPRALPADAPREPRPGRRMFSASASQGAQGAARAALGGYSQAYGTVCRSALGRLPLLPGPRA, from the exons ATGTGCGCCGCGGAGGTGGACGACCACGTAGCCCAGCGATACCTGCTCAAGCGGCggctggggaagggg GCCTACGGCATTGTGTGGAAGGCAGTGGATAGGAGGACTGGAGAGGTCGTGGCCATCAAGAAAATCTTCGATGCCTTTAGAGACAAGACAGATGCCCAG AGAACGTTCCGGGAAATCACGCTGCTCCAG GAACTTGGGGACCATCCCAACATCATCCGCCTCCTGGACGTGATCCGGGCGGAGAATGACAGGGACATTTACCTGGTGTTTGAGTCTATGG ACACTGACCTGAACGCCGTCATCTGTAAGGGCAGGCTGCTGAGGGACGTCCACAAGCGCTACATCTTCTACCAGCTTCTGCGGGCCACCAAGTACATCCACTCAGGACGCGTCATCCACCGGGACCAGAAG CCGTCCAACATCCTCCTGGACTCCAGCTGCGTGGTGAAGCTCTGCGACTTTGGGCTTGCGCGCCCCCTCAGCAGCCTCCCTGAGGAGCCTGCGGGCCAGGCCCTGACAGATTACGTGGCCACGCGCTGGTACCGGGCTCCAGAGGTGCTGCTGTCCTCGAGCTG GTACACCCCTGGGGTGGACATGTGGAGTCTGGGCTGCATCCTGGGGGAGATGCTTCGGgggaggcccctgttccctggcacaTCCACACTCCACCAGCTGGAGCTGATCCTGGAAACCATCCCTCCACCATCCAAGGAGG ACCTCCTGGCTCTTGGCTCAAGCTACAGCGCCTCTATCCTGCCCTGCCTGGGGGCTCG GTTCCACTGCCCGGCCCGTGAGTGGACACTGGACTCGGCCGTGCGGCTCCCAGTGCTCGAGGGAGTTCAGCTCTCCGTCCCCGAGTATCGCAGGCGCGTCTATCAG ATGATCCTGGAGCGCAGGGGTGATGGCCGCGTCCCCGGAGAGAAGGGCCTGGGGGGCACCCCCCGGGGGACAGAGCCCAGTGGGCCCCGGGCGCACCTGCTCAAACCCAGGGCCATCCATCAGCTGTCTCCGGGCTCGCCTGCACAGAAGCCGGGACGCAGACCTCAGAGCAGCCCGGGTCGCCAGGGCGCCCACG ACGAAGCCTGCGGAGCCAAGAACCTTCCCCGGCAGAGCTCGGCCCCCCTGCTGCAGCCTCCGCCGCCAGGAGGTCCCGGGAGAGGGGACAAGCCCcctggggcggcgggggcggcggcggccccctcGGCGCCCTCGTGG GTGGAGCCCAGCGGGAAGGGGGCGGCGCCCTCCCTGGCCTCGCAGACCGCCGCCCAGGTGACCGTCCAGGCCCTGATCCGGAGCGACTGGCACCCGCGCCGCGGGGAGAGGGCGGCCGGCGCGCGGCGG GTCCCGCGCGCGCTCCCCGCGGATGCCCCGCGCGAGCCCCGGCCGGGCCGGAGGATGTTCAGCGCCTCGGCCTCGCAGGGCGCTCAGGGCGCGGCCAGGGCGGCGCTCGGGGGCTACTCTCAAGCCTACGGGACCGTCTGCCGCTCGGCGCTGGGCCgcctgcccctgctccccgggccccgcgcctAG
- the MAPK15 gene encoding mitogen-activated protein kinase 15 isoform X2 encodes MCAAEVDDHVAQRYLLKRRLGKGAYGIVWKAVDRRTGEVVAIKKIFDAFRDKTDAQRTFREITLLQELGDHPNIIRLLDVIRAENDRDIYLVFESMDTDLNAVICKGRLLRDVHKRYIFYQLLRATKYIHSGRVIHRDQKPSNILLDSSCVVKLCDFGLARPLSSLPEEPAGQALTDYVATRWYRAPEVLLSSSWYTPGVDMWSLGCILGEMLRGRPLFPGTSTLHQLELILETIPPPSKEDLLALGSSYSASILPCLGARPRHTLDTLLPPDTPPEALDLLGRLLVFAPNRRLSAAQALQHPYVQRFHCPAREWTLDSAVRLPVLEGVQLSVPEYRRRVYQMILERRGDGRVPGEKGLGGTPRGTEPSGPRAHLLKPRAIHQLSPGSPAQKPGRRPQSSPGRQGAHDEACGAKNLPRQSSAPLLQPPPPGGPGRGDKPPGAAGAAAAPSAPSWVEPSGKGAAPSLASQTAAQVTVQALIRSDWHPRRGERAAGARRVPRALPADAPREPRPGRRMFSASASQGAQGAARAALGGYSQAYGTVCRSALGRLPLLPGPRA; translated from the exons ATGTGCGCCGCGGAGGTGGACGACCACGTAGCCCAGCGATACCTGCTCAAGCGGCggctggggaagggg GCCTACGGCATTGTGTGGAAGGCAGTGGATAGGAGGACTGGAGAGGTCGTGGCCATCAAGAAAATCTTCGATGCCTTTAGAGACAAGACAGATGCCCAG AGAACGTTCCGGGAAATCACGCTGCTCCAG GAACTTGGGGACCATCCCAACATCATCCGCCTCCTGGACGTGATCCGGGCGGAGAATGACAGGGACATTTACCTGGTGTTTGAGTCTATGG ACACTGACCTGAACGCCGTCATCTGTAAGGGCAGGCTGCTGAGGGACGTCCACAAGCGCTACATCTTCTACCAGCTTCTGCGGGCCACCAAGTACATCCACTCAGGACGCGTCATCCACCGGGACCAGAAG CCGTCCAACATCCTCCTGGACTCCAGCTGCGTGGTGAAGCTCTGCGACTTTGGGCTTGCGCGCCCCCTCAGCAGCCTCCCTGAGGAGCCTGCGGGCCAGGCCCTGACAGATTACGTGGCCACGCGCTGGTACCGGGCTCCAGAGGTGCTGCTGTCCTCGAGCTG GTACACCCCTGGGGTGGACATGTGGAGTCTGGGCTGCATCCTGGGGGAGATGCTTCGGgggaggcccctgttccctggcacaTCCACACTCCACCAGCTGGAGCTGATCCTGGAAACCATCCCTCCACCATCCAAGGAGG ACCTCCTGGCTCTTGGCTCAAGCTACAGCGCCTCTATCCTGCCCTGCCTGGGGGCTCG GCCACGGCACACGCTGGACACTCTCCTGCCGCCGGACACGCCCCCGGAGGCCTTGGATCTCCTCGGGAGACTCCTGGTGTTTGCCCCCAACAGGCGGCTTAGCGCAGCCCAGGCCCTGCAGCACCCCTACGTGCAGAG GTTCCACTGCCCGGCCCGTGAGTGGACACTGGACTCGGCCGTGCGGCTCCCAGTGCTCGAGGGAGTTCAGCTCTCCGTCCCCGAGTATCGCAGGCGCGTCTATCAG ATGATCCTGGAGCGCAGGGGTGATGGCCGCGTCCCCGGAGAGAAGGGCCTGGGGGGCACCCCCCGGGGGACAGAGCCCAGTGGGCCCCGGGCGCACCTGCTCAAACCCAGGGCCATCCATCAGCTGTCTCCGGGCTCGCCTGCACAGAAGCCGGGACGCAGACCTCAGAGCAGCCCGGGTCGCCAGGGCGCCCACG ACGAAGCCTGCGGAGCCAAGAACCTTCCCCGGCAGAGCTCGGCCCCCCTGCTGCAGCCTCCGCCGCCAGGAGGTCCCGGGAGAGGGGACAAGCCCcctggggcggcgggggcggcggcggccccctcGGCGCCCTCGTGG GTGGAGCCCAGCGGGAAGGGGGCGGCGCCCTCCCTGGCCTCGCAGACCGCCGCCCAGGTGACCGTCCAGGCCCTGATCCGGAGCGACTGGCACCCGCGCCGCGGGGAGAGGGCGGCCGGCGCGCGGCGG GTCCCGCGCGCGCTCCCCGCGGATGCCCCGCGCGAGCCCCGGCCGGGCCGGAGGATGTTCAGCGCCTCGGCCTCGCAGGGCGCTCAGGGCGCGGCCAGGGCGGCGCTCGGGGGCTACTCTCAAGCCTACGGGACCGTCTGCCGCTCGGCGCTGGGCCgcctgcccctgctccccgggccccgcgcctAG
- the MAPK15 gene encoding mitogen-activated protein kinase 15 isoform X6: protein MDTDLNAVICKGRLLRDVHKRYIFYQLLRATKYIHSGRVIHRDQKPSNILLDSSCVVKLCDFGLARPLSSLPEEPAGQALTDYVATRWYRAPEVLLSSSWYTPGVDMWSLGCILGEMLRGRPLFPGTSTLHQLELILETIPPPSKEDLLALGSSYSASILPCLGARGPDVERGQYAGARRPRHTLDTLLPPDTPPEALDLLGRLLVFAPNRRLSAAQALQHPYVQRFHCPAREWTLDSAVRLPVLEGVQLSVPEYRRRVYQMILERRGDGRVPGEKGLGGTPRGTEPSGPRAHLLKPRAIHQLSPGSPAQKPGRRPQSSPGRQGAHDEACGAKNLPRQSSAPLLQPPPPGGPGRGDKPPGAAGAAAAPSAPSWVEPSGKGAAPSLASQTAAQVTVQALIRSDWHPRRGERAAGARRVPRALPADAPREPRPGRRMFSASASQGAQGAARAALGGYSQAYGTVCRSALGRLPLLPGPRA from the exons ATGG ACACTGACCTGAACGCCGTCATCTGTAAGGGCAGGCTGCTGAGGGACGTCCACAAGCGCTACATCTTCTACCAGCTTCTGCGGGCCACCAAGTACATCCACTCAGGACGCGTCATCCACCGGGACCAGAAG CCGTCCAACATCCTCCTGGACTCCAGCTGCGTGGTGAAGCTCTGCGACTTTGGGCTTGCGCGCCCCCTCAGCAGCCTCCCTGAGGAGCCTGCGGGCCAGGCCCTGACAGATTACGTGGCCACGCGCTGGTACCGGGCTCCAGAGGTGCTGCTGTCCTCGAGCTG GTACACCCCTGGGGTGGACATGTGGAGTCTGGGCTGCATCCTGGGGGAGATGCTTCGGgggaggcccctgttccctggcacaTCCACACTCCACCAGCTGGAGCTGATCCTGGAAACCATCCCTCCACCATCCAAGGAGG ACCTCCTGGCTCTTGGCTCAAGCTACAGCGCCTCTATCCTGCCCTGCCTGGGGGCTCG GGGCCCCGACGTGGAGAGGGGACAGTACGCGGGCGCCCGCAGGCCACGGCACACGCTGGACACTCTCCTGCCGCCGGACACGCCCCCGGAGGCCTTGGATCTCCTCGGGAGACTCCTGGTGTTTGCCCCCAACAGGCGGCTTAGCGCAGCCCAGGCCCTGCAGCACCCCTACGTGCAGAG GTTCCACTGCCCGGCCCGTGAGTGGACACTGGACTCGGCCGTGCGGCTCCCAGTGCTCGAGGGAGTTCAGCTCTCCGTCCCCGAGTATCGCAGGCGCGTCTATCAG ATGATCCTGGAGCGCAGGGGTGATGGCCGCGTCCCCGGAGAGAAGGGCCTGGGGGGCACCCCCCGGGGGACAGAGCCCAGTGGGCCCCGGGCGCACCTGCTCAAACCCAGGGCCATCCATCAGCTGTCTCCGGGCTCGCCTGCACAGAAGCCGGGACGCAGACCTCAGAGCAGCCCGGGTCGCCAGGGCGCCCACG ACGAAGCCTGCGGAGCCAAGAACCTTCCCCGGCAGAGCTCGGCCCCCCTGCTGCAGCCTCCGCCGCCAGGAGGTCCCGGGAGAGGGGACAAGCCCcctggggcggcgggggcggcggcggccccctcGGCGCCCTCGTGG GTGGAGCCCAGCGGGAAGGGGGCGGCGCCCTCCCTGGCCTCGCAGACCGCCGCCCAGGTGACCGTCCAGGCCCTGATCCGGAGCGACTGGCACCCGCGCCGCGGGGAGAGGGCGGCCGGCGCGCGGCGG GTCCCGCGCGCGCTCCCCGCGGATGCCCCGCGCGAGCCCCGGCCGGGCCGGAGGATGTTCAGCGCCTCGGCCTCGCAGGGCGCTCAGGGCGCGGCCAGGGCGGCGCTCGGGGGCTACTCTCAAGCCTACGGGACCGTCTGCCGCTCGGCGCTGGGCCgcctgcccctgctccccgggccccgcgcctAG
- the MAPK15 gene encoding mitogen-activated protein kinase 15 isoform X3: MCAAEVDDHVAQRYLLKRRLGKGAYGIVWKAVDRRTGEVVAIKKIFDAFRDKTDAQRTFREITLLQELGDHPNIIRLLDVIRAENDRDIYLVFESMDTDLNAVICKGRLLRDVHKRYIFYQLLRATKYIHSGRVIHRDQKPSNILLDSSCVVKLCDFGLARPLSSLPEEPAGQALTDYVATRWYRAPEVLLSSSWYTPGVDMWSLGCILGEMLRGRPLFPGTSTLHQLELILETIPPPSKEDLLALGSSYSASILPCLGARGPDVERGQYAGARRPRHTLDTLLPPDTPPEALDLLGRLLVFAPNRRLSAAQALQHPYVQRFHCPAREWTLDSAVRLPVLEGVQLSVPEYRRRVYQMILERRGDGRVPGEKGLGGTPRGTEPSGPRAHLLKPRAIHQLSPGSPAQKPGRRPQSSPGRQGAHDEACGAKNLPRQSSAPLLQPPPPGGPGRGDKPPGAAGAAAAPSAPSWVPRALPADAPREPRPGRRMFSASASQGAQGAARAALGGYSQAYGTVCRSALGRLPLLPGPRA; this comes from the exons ATGTGCGCCGCGGAGGTGGACGACCACGTAGCCCAGCGATACCTGCTCAAGCGGCggctggggaagggg GCCTACGGCATTGTGTGGAAGGCAGTGGATAGGAGGACTGGAGAGGTCGTGGCCATCAAGAAAATCTTCGATGCCTTTAGAGACAAGACAGATGCCCAG AGAACGTTCCGGGAAATCACGCTGCTCCAG GAACTTGGGGACCATCCCAACATCATCCGCCTCCTGGACGTGATCCGGGCGGAGAATGACAGGGACATTTACCTGGTGTTTGAGTCTATGG ACACTGACCTGAACGCCGTCATCTGTAAGGGCAGGCTGCTGAGGGACGTCCACAAGCGCTACATCTTCTACCAGCTTCTGCGGGCCACCAAGTACATCCACTCAGGACGCGTCATCCACCGGGACCAGAAG CCGTCCAACATCCTCCTGGACTCCAGCTGCGTGGTGAAGCTCTGCGACTTTGGGCTTGCGCGCCCCCTCAGCAGCCTCCCTGAGGAGCCTGCGGGCCAGGCCCTGACAGATTACGTGGCCACGCGCTGGTACCGGGCTCCAGAGGTGCTGCTGTCCTCGAGCTG GTACACCCCTGGGGTGGACATGTGGAGTCTGGGCTGCATCCTGGGGGAGATGCTTCGGgggaggcccctgttccctggcacaTCCACACTCCACCAGCTGGAGCTGATCCTGGAAACCATCCCTCCACCATCCAAGGAGG ACCTCCTGGCTCTTGGCTCAAGCTACAGCGCCTCTATCCTGCCCTGCCTGGGGGCTCG GGGCCCCGACGTGGAGAGGGGACAGTACGCGGGCGCCCGCAGGCCACGGCACACGCTGGACACTCTCCTGCCGCCGGACACGCCCCCGGAGGCCTTGGATCTCCTCGGGAGACTCCTGGTGTTTGCCCCCAACAGGCGGCTTAGCGCAGCCCAGGCCCTGCAGCACCCCTACGTGCAGAG GTTCCACTGCCCGGCCCGTGAGTGGACACTGGACTCGGCCGTGCGGCTCCCAGTGCTCGAGGGAGTTCAGCTCTCCGTCCCCGAGTATCGCAGGCGCGTCTATCAG ATGATCCTGGAGCGCAGGGGTGATGGCCGCGTCCCCGGAGAGAAGGGCCTGGGGGGCACCCCCCGGGGGACAGAGCCCAGTGGGCCCCGGGCGCACCTGCTCAAACCCAGGGCCATCCATCAGCTGTCTCCGGGCTCGCCTGCACAGAAGCCGGGACGCAGACCTCAGAGCAGCCCGGGTCGCCAGGGCGCCCACG ACGAAGCCTGCGGAGCCAAGAACCTTCCCCGGCAGAGCTCGGCCCCCCTGCTGCAGCCTCCGCCGCCAGGAGGTCCCGGGAGAGGGGACAAGCCCcctggggcggcgggggcggcggcggccccctcGGCGCCCTCGTGG GTCCCGCGCGCGCTCCCCGCGGATGCCCCGCGCGAGCCCCGGCCGGGCCGGAGGATGTTCAGCGCCTCGGCCTCGCAGGGCGCTCAGGGCGCGGCCAGGGCGGCGCTCGGGGGCTACTCTCAAGCCTACGGGACCGTCTGCCGCTCGGCGCTGGGCCgcctgcccctgctccccgggccccgcgcctAG
- the MAPK15 gene encoding mitogen-activated protein kinase 15 isoform X1, with the protein MCAAEVDDHVAQRYLLKRRLGKGAYGIVWKAVDRRTGEVVAIKKIFDAFRDKTDAQRTFREITLLQELGDHPNIIRLLDVIRAENDRDIYLVFESMDTDLNAVICKGRLLRDVHKRYIFYQLLRATKYIHSGRVIHRDQKPSNILLDSSCVVKLCDFGLARPLSSLPEEPAGQALTDYVATRWYRAPEVLLSSSWYTPGVDMWSLGCILGEMLRGRPLFPGTSTLHQLELILETIPPPSKEDLLALGSSYSASILPCLGARGPDVERGQYAGARRPRHTLDTLLPPDTPPEALDLLGRLLVFAPNRRLSAAQALQHPYVQRFHCPAREWTLDSAVRLPVLEGVQLSVPEYRRRVYQMILERRGDGRVPGEKGLGGTPRGTEPSGPRAHLLKPRAIHQLSPGSPAQKPGRRPQSSPGRQGAHDEACGAKNLPRQSSAPLLQPPPPGGPGRGDKPPGAAGAAAAPSAPSWVEPSGKGAAPSLASQTAAQVTVQALIRSDWHPRRGERAAGARRVPRALPADAPREPRPGRRMFSASASQGAQGAARAALGGYSQAYGTVCRSALGRLPLLPGPRA; encoded by the exons ATGTGCGCCGCGGAGGTGGACGACCACGTAGCCCAGCGATACCTGCTCAAGCGGCggctggggaagggg GCCTACGGCATTGTGTGGAAGGCAGTGGATAGGAGGACTGGAGAGGTCGTGGCCATCAAGAAAATCTTCGATGCCTTTAGAGACAAGACAGATGCCCAG AGAACGTTCCGGGAAATCACGCTGCTCCAG GAACTTGGGGACCATCCCAACATCATCCGCCTCCTGGACGTGATCCGGGCGGAGAATGACAGGGACATTTACCTGGTGTTTGAGTCTATGG ACACTGACCTGAACGCCGTCATCTGTAAGGGCAGGCTGCTGAGGGACGTCCACAAGCGCTACATCTTCTACCAGCTTCTGCGGGCCACCAAGTACATCCACTCAGGACGCGTCATCCACCGGGACCAGAAG CCGTCCAACATCCTCCTGGACTCCAGCTGCGTGGTGAAGCTCTGCGACTTTGGGCTTGCGCGCCCCCTCAGCAGCCTCCCTGAGGAGCCTGCGGGCCAGGCCCTGACAGATTACGTGGCCACGCGCTGGTACCGGGCTCCAGAGGTGCTGCTGTCCTCGAGCTG GTACACCCCTGGGGTGGACATGTGGAGTCTGGGCTGCATCCTGGGGGAGATGCTTCGGgggaggcccctgttccctggcacaTCCACACTCCACCAGCTGGAGCTGATCCTGGAAACCATCCCTCCACCATCCAAGGAGG ACCTCCTGGCTCTTGGCTCAAGCTACAGCGCCTCTATCCTGCCCTGCCTGGGGGCTCG GGGCCCCGACGTGGAGAGGGGACAGTACGCGGGCGCCCGCAGGCCACGGCACACGCTGGACACTCTCCTGCCGCCGGACACGCCCCCGGAGGCCTTGGATCTCCTCGGGAGACTCCTGGTGTTTGCCCCCAACAGGCGGCTTAGCGCAGCCCAGGCCCTGCAGCACCCCTACGTGCAGAG GTTCCACTGCCCGGCCCGTGAGTGGACACTGGACTCGGCCGTGCGGCTCCCAGTGCTCGAGGGAGTTCAGCTCTCCGTCCCCGAGTATCGCAGGCGCGTCTATCAG ATGATCCTGGAGCGCAGGGGTGATGGCCGCGTCCCCGGAGAGAAGGGCCTGGGGGGCACCCCCCGGGGGACAGAGCCCAGTGGGCCCCGGGCGCACCTGCTCAAACCCAGGGCCATCCATCAGCTGTCTCCGGGCTCGCCTGCACAGAAGCCGGGACGCAGACCTCAGAGCAGCCCGGGTCGCCAGGGCGCCCACG ACGAAGCCTGCGGAGCCAAGAACCTTCCCCGGCAGAGCTCGGCCCCCCTGCTGCAGCCTCCGCCGCCAGGAGGTCCCGGGAGAGGGGACAAGCCCcctggggcggcgggggcggcggcggccccctcGGCGCCCTCGTGG GTGGAGCCCAGCGGGAAGGGGGCGGCGCCCTCCCTGGCCTCGCAGACCGCCGCCCAGGTGACCGTCCAGGCCCTGATCCGGAGCGACTGGCACCCGCGCCGCGGGGAGAGGGCGGCCGGCGCGCGGCGG GTCCCGCGCGCGCTCCCCGCGGATGCCCCGCGCGAGCCCCGGCCGGGCCGGAGGATGTTCAGCGCCTCGGCCTCGCAGGGCGCTCAGGGCGCGGCCAGGGCGGCGCTCGGGGGCTACTCTCAAGCCTACGGGACCGTCTGCCGCTCGGCGCTGGGCCgcctgcccctgctccccgggccccgcgcctAG